Within the Bacteroidia bacterium genome, the region GGAAGGCGCGGCCTTCATGATTTCCGCCGAGGATACCATTCGCTTCAACCAGATAAAAGGCAAAAGACTGACCGGATATTTTATAAAAAATGAATTGTATAAAATACATGTGGAAGGAAACGGGCAAACACTTTATTATGTACGGGATAACAAAAAGATGATAGGACAGAACCGGACCGATTGCAGCGAGATGGATATCTATATGAATGACACTGATATCCGGAAGATCACCTTTCTGGACAAACCGGATGGAAAAGTAACCCCTCTTTCTATGCTCAGCGGACAGGACCTGAGACTCAAGGGGTTCGGCTGGTTCCCGGAACGGCGCCCAACGCGTGATGAGGTATGTGGTAAAAAATAGATTGATTATTTTTCAGGAATGAAATTCATCATCAAACTCTGTATTTCCTCCCTGGCGGTAATGCTAACCGCCTATCTTCTACCGGGAGTGGAAATCGCCAACGATAATTTCCTGACTGCAGTCATTGTTGCAGCGGTACTGGCCTTTCTTAACAGCATATTAAAACCGGTTATGGTCTTGCTTACCATTCCTGTAACCGTATTTACGCTGGGACTTTTTCTTGTGGTAATCAATGCAGTCATCATTCTGCTTGCAGATAAACTTGTGGACGGATTTTATGTGAGCGGGTTCTGGAGCGCTTTGGCTTTTTCTCTGGTTTTGTCGCTCGTCACTTCCGTTTTCGAATCCATCCGGAGCCAGGACCAACGCCGGGCTGACCCATGAGGATGTTTCCATTATACACTTTGTTGCTGCTGCTGGCCTGCCGGCCCCCCGTAAGCATTCAGGATTCACGGGCAGATGTGATCCGCCTCTCCGACAGTACCGGAGGAAAAGACAGCCTCACGGAACGAATCATTGCGCCATACAGGGAAAAGCTGGAGAAAGACATGAACGAAGTGCTGGGATATGCCGATACCCTTCTTGAAAAGGGGCAGCCTGAAAGCCTATTGGGTAATGCCGTGGCAGATCTGGTGCTGATCAGGGGAAACCTGCGACTGTCCGGCACGCACGGTTATACCGCTCAGGTTTGTCTCCTTAATAACGGAGGCTTGCGTACCTCCATTCCAAAAGGCCCGATTACCAGGGGAAAAATATATGAACTCATGCCTTTTGAGAACCAACTGGTCGCACTTACAATTACCGGCCAGCAAATGTCGGACCTCGCTGCCTATCTTGCTTCCTCTGGTGGCATGCCGGTCTCGGGTATACAAATGAAGATCGTGAATAAATCCCCTGCAGTGGTGATCGTAAATGGTACTGAATTAAACAAAAAGACCAATTATGTGATCCTCACCTCTGATTATCTTGCAGCCGGAGGCGATAAAATGAGCTTTTTCAGTAACCCTGTGAAAACCGATACGTTAGACTACCTGTTACGGGACGCTATTATTGATCACATTCGGTCTCTGCAGCTGGAAGGAAAGAAACTAAGTGGTAAAAAAGACGGAAGAATAAGATATGAGTGATCGCCGGGCCTTCATCCGGCAACTGGTGGCCGGAGGGATAGGGCTCTCGTTTCTCGAGAGTTACGGAAGTTTGTTGCCGGATCCGGCCGAATTTGTAAAACTTACTGTACTGCATACCAACGATGTGCATTCCCACATTGATCCCTTCCCCAACAATGATCCACGTTATCCCGGCTGGGGCGGGGCCGGCAGACGGGCCGCCCTGATTCGCCGTATCCGCCAGGAGGAAACACATGTTCTTCTGCTGGATGCCGGAGACACATTTCAGGGTACTCCCTATTTCAACTACTACGGAGGTGAACTGGAATTCAAACTGATGACCGAAATGGGGTATGATGCCTCAACGATTGGCAATCACGACTTTGATAACGGCCTGGAGGGGCTGGAAAAGCAGCTGCCACACGCCGGATTTCCTTTCCTCTGCTCCAATTACGATTTCAGCAACACGGTGCTGCATGATAAAACACTTGCCTACAAAATATTCCAGAAAGGGCCATTAAAAATCGGTGTGTTTGGTCTTGGAATTGAGCTGGAGGGACTTGTGATGAAAAAAAACTACGGAAAAACAATCTACAAGGACCCTATCCGGACTGCCGCACATTATGCCCGCTTTTTACGATACGATCTTGGATGTGATCTGGTGATCTGCCTCTCACACCTGGGCTATAAGTACCCGAACAAAAAGTTTTCCGATACCGATCTTGCAGAAATTTCCAGGAACATTGACCTGATCATAGGCGGACATACACATACGTTACTGGAAAAGCCGGTTACTGTAAAAAATTCCGCAGGAAAACAAGTACTTGTGTCACAAGTAGGCTGGGGAGGAGTTGCCCTTGGGAGGATAGATTATTTTTTCCATATAAAAAAGAAAAAAAATACCGCTTCCGGCAAGGGAATAATTATTTCTGACAAAGTCAAGTGATAATGCAGATTTTCATCTACTTTTTTTAAAAAAAATTACCCCCTGAATCGAAACATCGTTATATATTTACCACGCAGTCGAAAAATGCACGTTTTGCATTAGAAATCTGAAGATACTTTTTGAATGATGAGCAGTAAAGACCACAATAAAGTTTGGGAAAAATGTCTGAATGTTATCCGAGATAACGTAAGCCCCCAAAGTTTTAAAACGTGGTTCGAACCTATTAAGCCCGTCAAGCTTCAGGCAAACGTACTGACCATCCAGGTCCCCAGCCAGTTCTTTTATGAGTGGCTGGAAGAGCATTATATCACACTTTTGAAGAAAACGATCCGGAAAGAACTGGGTGCGGAAGGCCGTCTGGAGTATTCCATTATTATGGAGAACCCCTATGCCGCTAAACCTTACACAGTTAAGATCCCAACCTCGCGCAAGGATATCAAAAATCCGGCTGTGGCAATGCCGATTGATGTTTCCCAGAACGTGATTCGTAACCCATTCATCATCCCGGGACTAAAGAAGGTTAGTGTGGAGTCCCAACTAAATCCCAACTATACGTTCGACAACTTCGTTGAGGGAGATTGTAACCGCCTGGCCCGCTCTGCCGGCTTTGCCGTTGCTAACAAGCCGGGAGGAACTGCTTTTAACCCTCTCTTTATATATGGTGGTGTAGGACTGGGGAAAACCCACCTTGCACATTCTATCGGAATCCGCATAAAAGACCTGTTCCCGGGTAAGACCGTACTTTACGTTTCATCGGAGAAGTTCACCCATCAGTTCATTGATGCAGTTCGCAACAACAGCACCAACGATTTCATCCACTTTTACCAGATGATAGATGTCCTCATTATTGATGATGTCCAGTTCTTCGCCGGTAAAGACAAAACTCAGGATGTGTTTTTCCATATATTCAATCATCTGCATCAAACCGGTAAACAACTGGTACTCACCGCG harbors:
- a CDS encoding phage holin family protein, which translates into the protein MKFIIKLCISSLAVMLTAYLLPGVEIANDNFLTAVIVAAVLAFLNSILKPVMVLLTIPVTVFTLGLFLVVINAVIILLADKLVDGFYVSGFWSALAFSLVLSLVTSVFESIRSQDQRRADP
- a CDS encoding 5'-nucleotidase C-terminal domain-containing protein; the protein is MFPLYTLLLLLACRPPVSIQDSRADVIRLSDSTGGKDSLTERIIAPYREKLEKDMNEVLGYADTLLEKGQPESLLGNAVADLVLIRGNLRLSGTHGYTAQVCLLNNGGLRTSIPKGPITRGKIYELMPFENQLVALTITGQQMSDLAAYLASSGGMPVSGIQMKIVNKSPAVVIVNGTELNKKTNYVILTSDYLAAGGDKMSFFSNPVKTDTLDYLLRDAIIDHIRSLQLEGKKLSGKKDGRIRYE
- a CDS encoding metallophosphatase produces the protein MSDRRAFIRQLVAGGIGLSFLESYGSLLPDPAEFVKLTVLHTNDVHSHIDPFPNNDPRYPGWGGAGRRAALIRRIRQEETHVLLLDAGDTFQGTPYFNYYGGELEFKLMTEMGYDASTIGNHDFDNGLEGLEKQLPHAGFPFLCSNYDFSNTVLHDKTLAYKIFQKGPLKIGVFGLGIELEGLVMKKNYGKTIYKDPIRTAAHYARFLRYDLGCDLVICLSHLGYKYPNKKFSDTDLAEISRNIDLIIGGHTHTLLEKPVTVKNSAGKQVLVSQVGWGGVALGRIDYFFHIKKKKNTASGKGIIISDKVK
- the dnaA gene encoding chromosomal replication initiator protein DnaA, with protein sequence MSSKDHNKVWEKCLNVIRDNVSPQSFKTWFEPIKPVKLQANVLTIQVPSQFFYEWLEEHYITLLKKTIRKELGAEGRLEYSIIMENPYAAKPYTVKIPTSRKDIKNPAVAMPIDVSQNVIRNPFIIPGLKKVSVESQLNPNYTFDNFVEGDCNRLARSAGFAVANKPGGTAFNPLFIYGGVGLGKTHLAHSIGIRIKDLFPGKTVLYVSSEKFTHQFIDAVRNNSTNDFIHFYQMIDVLIIDDVQFFAGKDKTQDVFFHIFNHLHQTGKQLVLTADKPPVEMQGMEQRLLSRFKWGLSADLQSPDLETRIAILEKKLYNDGIELSRDVVEYLAYSITTNVRELEGALISLLAQASLNKKQITIDLAKQMIDKFVKNTAREVSIDYIQKVVCDYFDLPIELLKSKTRKREVVQARQIAMYFAKHMTKSSLATIGMHCGGKDHATVLHACRTVNNLMDTDKRFKAYIEELEKKISIQ